In one window of Cellulophaga sp. HaHa_2_95 DNA:
- a CDS encoding RagB/SusD family nutrient uptake outer membrane protein has translation MRKIIFNRIVVALLCVLCGTACSDDFLAETNPNELSTGSFWKNNVDLNTGLTSVYNGFKNTSIFNVVSENHRADMTWPGFGRPNTQNAFYLQTFNDAENDIRNKWAALYVVIFRANQVIENGNRLKETYTDQDKIDFATEIIAQARFFRGISYTYLYNMFNQGSVPIFDFVPESEDEFYQPVSSASDVKAFYIADLEFAYENLPPVWDGNVNLGRVTSAAAAAELGRSYLYEEEYTQAAVYFNDIITNPEYGRSLVENIDDNFSEAGEFNSESILEVSYSVNFKAELNPFDSQNVSNTLGRSFSPGNLGGYRSGVPSCWLQMAYKNEAMDLSDPRNFVPCEDGSEGCDPVTLTRPRSYSLRTSYSLALVDDVDTPFYGGFLPGQVTPFNNKECAYFRKYSNWATVNSENDIVPNTRSGINIRLVRLADVYLMLAECLIKGGTDEGGLNDALALVNEVRHRSALQLIGLNGTGSYPGADHDNVAYSAQELMEHLMYVERPLELAEEGHAIRFLDLRRWGVLKQRFQDLSTKKYWGDNYVTTDTDGKVVTRWGALLIEGENPTAGGFTYVDYAQAAVNYSENLHGYYPIPNSEVTANPNLNN, from the coding sequence ATGAGAAAAATAATTTTTAATAGAATAGTAGTTGCTTTACTGTGTGTATTATGCGGTACGGCGTGCTCTGATGATTTCTTAGCAGAAACAAATCCTAATGAGCTTTCAACGGGTAGTTTCTGGAAAAATAATGTAGATCTTAATACGGGTTTAACCTCTGTTTATAATGGGTTTAAGAATACCAGTATTTTTAATGTAGTCTCAGAAAACCATCGAGCAGATATGACTTGGCCTGGTTTTGGTAGACCGAACACACAAAATGCCTTCTATCTTCAAACCTTCAATGATGCAGAAAATGACATCAGAAATAAATGGGCTGCATTGTATGTAGTAATTTTCAGAGCTAATCAGGTAATTGAAAACGGGAATAGACTTAAAGAGACATACACAGATCAAGATAAAATAGATTTTGCTACAGAAATAATAGCACAAGCAAGATTTTTCAGAGGTATTTCGTATACCTACTTGTATAATATGTTTAATCAAGGTAGTGTGCCCATTTTTGATTTTGTTCCAGAATCTGAAGATGAATTTTACCAACCTGTAAGCTCAGCAAGTGATGTGAAAGCATTTTATATTGCCGACCTTGAGTTTGCTTATGAAAATTTACCACCAGTTTGGGATGGGAATGTAAACTTAGGAAGAGTAACATCTGCAGCGGCAGCGGCAGAATTAGGGAGAAGTTATTTGTATGAAGAAGAGTATACACAAGCAGCAGTATACTTCAATGATATCATCACGAACCCAGAATATGGTAGAAGTTTAGTAGAAAACATCGATGATAATTTTTCTGAAGCAGGGGAGTTTAATTCAGAATCTATTTTGGAGGTTAGTTACTCGGTAAATTTCAAAGCAGAATTAAATCCTTTTGATAGTCAGAATGTTTCAAATACTTTAGGGAGATCTTTTTCTCCTGGAAATTTAGGGGGCTACAGAAGTGGTGTTCCTAGTTGTTGGTTGCAAATGGCGTATAAAAATGAAGCGATGGATTTAAGTGATCCTCGCAATTTTGTACCCTGTGAAGATGGTTCTGAAGGATGTGATCCGGTAACCTTAACAAGACCCAGATCATACTCGCTTCGTACCTCTTATTCTTTAGCACTTGTAGATGATGTAGATACCCCTTTTTATGGAGGTTTTTTACCGGGACAAGTAACTCCGTTTAATAATAAAGAATGTGCTTATTTCAGAAAATATTCTAACTGGGCTACGGTAAACTCAGAAAATGACATTGTTCCTAATACTCGTTCAGGAATTAACATTCGTCTCGTACGTTTAGCAGATGTATATTTAATGCTAGCAGAATGTCTTATAAAAGGCGGTACAGATGAAGGCGGTTTAAATGATGCTTTGGCATTGGTTAATGAAGTGAGACACCGTTCTGCGTTGCAATTAATTGGTTTAAATGGCACAGGATCTTATCCAGGTGCAGATCATGATAATGTAGCGTATTCCGCGCAAGAGCTAATGGAGCATTTAATGTATGTGGAAAGGCCATTGGAATTGGCAGAAGAAGGTCACGCCATTCGTTTTCTTGACCTTAGAAGATGGGGTGTTTTAAAGCAACGTTTTCAAGACTTAAGTACTAAAAAATATTGGGGCGATAATTATGTAACTACAGATACAGATGGTAAAGTAGTAACCAGATGGGGAGCTTTGTTGATAGAAGGCGAAAATCCTACAGCTGGTGGTTTTACTTATGTAGATTATGCGCAAGCAGCAGTAAACTATAGTGAAAATTTACACGGGTATTACCCAATACCAAATAGTGAGGTTACGGCTAATCCTAATTTGAACAACTAA
- a CDS encoding TonB-dependent receptor: MKFNLFVKSRLKVFLTAILCIVGFGLVQAQSKSVKGIITGEGEPLPGVSIVVKGTAVGAVSDFDGNYEIQAPPNSTLIFSYIGYQLQEIPVNSKSTINVVLTEDVAALEEVVVIGYGSQKRREVTGAVAQVQAGDIEKISTSDIGSALQGQIAGVNVTSSSGQPGADAVVLIRGINSVFGSNSPLYVVDGIPQDGNPQLSVAEIETIDVLKDAASAAIYGTRGSAGVILITTKTGKVGKMNIGVTSYMGVQDITSSVPLMNFEDSMYSQFLRLNNLNGTFPNNSFTTLEQNPNDFTNNTYLMDLLQNDMALIQNHNVNISGGKEGLTYNVSMNYFDQEGSLINSGLDRLNVRANTTYKKDKWTFTTGVGLRTDEQNYTPWQILLDGYRYKPYQKAIDPNSPTQDDSAGSNTSNDAVNLSYLTSKLKQTDVRNGDNFDVRMQVDYQVLKNLKFTTRGSLSRTNNTRVRINPLFTAYSVDGDLIPQQVRSGVYNQSDRATSATLDGIVSYDKNFGDHHVTLVGAYTTEKYTYNSFFAQKFDLFNNEIVTLNGATLDANVGTGNGYGQDRINTLIGMLGRAQYDYKGKYLLSASLRRDGTSRFSEENRWIYAPSVSAAWIVSDEKGWDKVFGNTFNFFKIRMSSGTTGNQSILDYSTEPTIGLGNDYVFGTGANESLVLGAVQEAYKNPDAKWEKKIEKNFGVEFGFFNNKLTITSEVYDGSRTNMLFPVVLPPTVGGGNNSSVILNVGDMRNYGTELSANYKHRGKFSWNVSANYSKNENMITRMSDSNKFSFLSGSSVAPGLPGEDLVTALREGYEAGAFFLIETDGLVRTPEELVEYQKIDETASLGSLRYVDQLTVDTNNDGIPDEGDGLIDLEDRVYKGSGAPEFELGLNLNADYKGIDFSMNWYAAIGGEIINGSKAYAYKQGTHQDLVYQWTPTNPTSDIPADRGRDNFNYRGYTDYWLQDGSFARLRNLTLGYSLPKKWNDKLKISKLRFYLAADNLITITNYDGFDPEIGNDGLNTRGIDAGVYPISTQYRAGIEFKF; encoded by the coding sequence ATGAAATTTAATTTATTTGTCAAGTCTAGACTCAAGGTTTTTCTGACAGCAATATTATGTATTGTTGGCTTTGGTTTGGTTCAGGCGCAATCAAAAAGCGTAAAGGGGATTATCACTGGAGAAGGTGAGCCTCTTCCGGGCGTAAGCATCGTGGTAAAAGGTACCGCAGTCGGAGCGGTATCAGATTTTGATGGAAATTATGAAATACAAGCTCCGCCAAATAGTACATTAATCTTTAGTTATATCGGTTATCAACTTCAGGAAATACCTGTAAATTCAAAGAGTACCATTAATGTGGTCTTAACAGAAGATGTTGCTGCATTGGAAGAAGTGGTTGTTATTGGTTACGGTTCTCAAAAAAGAAGAGAAGTTACTGGTGCTGTAGCGCAAGTACAAGCAGGGGATATTGAAAAAATATCAACATCAGATATTGGTAGCGCACTTCAAGGACAAATTGCTGGTGTGAATGTGACATCGAGTAGTGGTCAACCAGGCGCTGATGCAGTCGTTTTAATTCGTGGTATTAATTCTGTTTTTGGAAGTAATAGTCCGCTATATGTGGTAGATGGAATACCTCAAGATGGAAACCCACAATTAAGTGTTGCGGAAATTGAAACTATAGACGTTCTCAAAGATGCTGCTTCTGCTGCAATCTATGGTACAAGAGGATCTGCTGGGGTTATTTTGATCACAACAAAAACCGGTAAGGTTGGAAAAATGAATATTGGAGTGACCAGCTATATGGGAGTCCAAGATATTACCTCTAGCGTGCCTTTGATGAATTTTGAAGATTCTATGTACTCTCAGTTTTTGAGACTGAATAATTTGAATGGGACGTTCCCTAATAATTCTTTTACGACACTAGAGCAAAATCCTAATGATTTTACAAACAATACCTATCTGATGGATCTTTTACAGAACGATATGGCATTAATACAAAATCATAATGTAAATATCTCTGGAGGCAAAGAAGGACTTACCTATAATGTTTCTATGAACTATTTTGATCAAGAAGGGTCATTAATAAACTCTGGATTAGACCGCTTGAATGTAAGAGCAAATACTACATATAAAAAAGATAAATGGACCTTTACAACGGGTGTTGGTTTAAGAACAGATGAACAAAACTATACACCTTGGCAGATTTTGTTAGATGGGTATAGATACAAACCTTATCAAAAAGCGATAGATCCAAATTCTCCAACTCAGGATGATAGTGCAGGATCTAATACCAGTAATGATGCCGTAAACTTAAGTTATTTGACCAGTAAGTTAAAGCAGACCGATGTTAGGAATGGCGATAATTTTGATGTGAGAATGCAAGTAGATTATCAAGTACTTAAAAACTTGAAATTTACAACACGTGGTTCTTTGAGTCGCACAAATAATACGAGAGTTAGAATTAATCCATTGTTTACCGCCTATAGTGTAGATGGTGATTTGATACCGCAACAAGTAAGATCTGGTGTATATAATCAAAGTGATAGAGCTACCAGTGCTACTTTAGATGGGATTGTCTCTTATGATAAGAATTTTGGTGATCATCATGTTACTCTTGTTGGTGCCTATACTACAGAGAAATACACCTACAATTCGTTTTTTGCTCAAAAATTTGATCTTTTTAATAATGAAATTGTAACTCTAAATGGTGCAACATTAGATGCCAATGTGGGGACAGGTAATGGATATGGTCAAGATAGAATAAATACCTTAATAGGTATGTTGGGAAGAGCTCAGTATGATTATAAGGGGAAGTATTTATTAAGTGCCAGTCTTCGTCGTGATGGTACAAGTCGTTTTTCAGAAGAGAATAGATGGATCTATGCACCTTCAGTATCTGCAGCGTGGATTGTTTCTGATGAAAAGGGTTGGGATAAAGTGTTTGGAAATACGTTTAACTTCTTTAAAATTAGAATGAGTTCTGGTACTACGGGGAACCAAAGTATTTTAGATTATAGTACAGAACCTACCATAGGATTAGGTAACGATTATGTTTTTGGAACTGGCGCTAATGAGTCTTTAGTTTTAGGAGCGGTCCAAGAAGCTTATAAAAATCCAGATGCTAAATGGGAGAAAAAAATAGAAAAGAACTTTGGGGTAGAATTTGGATTTTTTAATAATAAACTAACAATTACGAGTGAAGTTTATGATGGTTCTAGAACAAATATGCTATTCCCTGTTGTTTTACCACCTACCGTTGGTGGAGGTAATAACTCTAGTGTAATACTTAATGTGGGTGATATGCGTAACTACGGAACAGAGCTGAGCGCTAATTATAAGCACCGAGGAAAATTCAGCTGGAATGTATCTGCAAATTATTCTAAGAATGAAAACATGATTACTAGAATGAGCGATTCTAATAAGTTTTCTTTTTTAAGTGGTAGTAGTGTTGCTCCAGGATTACCGGGAGAAGATTTAGTAACGGCATTAAGAGAAGGGTATGAAGCGGGAGCTTTTTTCCTTATCGAAACAGATGGCCTTGTTAGAACACCAGAAGAATTGGTAGAATATCAAAAAATAGATGAAACAGCTAGTTTGGGTTCACTGCGTTATGTAGATCAATTAACGGTAGATACTAATAATGATGGTATTCCTGATGAAGGCGATGGTTTAATAGATCTAGAAGATAGAGTATACAAAGGTAGTGGAGCTCCTGAATTTGAATTAGGATTAAACTTAAATGCAGATTACAAAGGGATAGATTTTTCTATGAATTGGTACGCAGCAATTGGTGGCGAAATTATTAATGGTAGTAAAGCTTATGCTTATAAGCAAGGTACCCATCAAGATTTAGTATATCAATGGACTCCAACAAATCCTACATCAGATATCCCAGCAGATAGAGGTCGTGATAATTTCAACTATCGTGGTTATACAGATTACTGGCTTCAGGATGGAAGTTTCGCAAGATTAAGAAACTTAACATTAGGGTATTCTTTACCTAAAAAATGGAATGATAAACTTAAAATTAGTAAGCTAAGGTTTTACCTCGCAGCAGATAACCTTATTACCATAACAAATTATGATGGTTTTGACCCAGAGATTGGTAATGATGGTTTAAATACCCGTGGAATAGATGCAGGGGTTTACCCAATTAGCACACAATATAGAGCTGGTATTGAATTTAAATTTTAA
- a CDS encoding alpha-L-fucosidase, with protein sequence MKKGIVFSSIIALITISCTSQKTMADTEIGTQKYTADWESLQQYEVPAWYKDLKFGIYFHWGPYSVPAYENEWYSRWMYVDGHLINKHHKETYGALDTFGYKDFIPMFKAEKFDAEVWADLFVKAGAQFAGPIAEHADGFAMWDSQLTKWDAKDMGPKIDVVGAMEKAIKSRGLKFITTYHRHWLYAWYPTWDESTDASNPLYQGLYGPKVPEGTFVMANKPTNPLPSAAFNQEWLDRLTELTTKYDPDIVWFDNKMDIIGEKYRKQFLADFYNRGLKKGKEVVVTYKFEDLAVGSAVLDLERSRMSKKKEFTWLTDDSIDWKAWSNIQNPEYKSTNRLIDFLVDVVSKNGAVLLNITPTAAGEIPFQVQERLLQMGDWLAINGEAIYGTRPWKIYGEGPAEVVEGHLSEHKNPDNTARDIRFTTNEDILYATVLDWPEKEVLIKSLGSQEQKIKSIHLLGSQEIINWKQSETALIIQPSKRKIGDFAFVYKIEFSK encoded by the coding sequence ATGAAGAAAGGTATTGTATTCAGTAGTATTATCGCATTAATTACAATCAGTTGTACCTCGCAAAAGACGATGGCTGATACAGAAATTGGTACGCAGAAATATACCGCTGATTGGGAATCTTTACAACAGTATGAAGTTCCAGCATGGTACAAAGATTTAAAATTCGGAATTTATTTTCACTGGGGACCTTATTCCGTTCCTGCCTATGAAAATGAGTGGTATTCTCGTTGGATGTATGTGGATGGGCATCTTATCAATAAACATCATAAAGAAACCTACGGAGCTTTAGATACTTTTGGGTATAAAGATTTTATTCCCATGTTTAAAGCAGAAAAATTTGATGCTGAGGTTTGGGCAGATTTGTTTGTAAAAGCAGGGGCTCAATTTGCTGGTCCTATCGCAGAACATGCGGATGGTTTTGCTATGTGGGATAGCCAACTTACCAAATGGGATGCTAAAGATATGGGACCGAAAATAGACGTGGTAGGAGCTATGGAAAAGGCCATAAAATCTCGTGGACTTAAATTTATAACTACCTACCATCGGCACTGGTTGTATGCATGGTATCCAACATGGGATGAAAGTACAGATGCCTCAAATCCGCTTTATCAGGGCCTCTATGGCCCAAAAGTTCCAGAAGGTACATTTGTGATGGCAAATAAACCTACAAATCCTTTACCAAGTGCTGCATTCAATCAAGAATGGTTAGACAGGCTTACCGAATTGACGACTAAATATGATCCAGATATTGTATGGTTTGACAATAAAATGGATATCATAGGAGAAAAATATAGAAAGCAATTTTTAGCTGATTTTTACAATCGCGGTCTTAAAAAAGGGAAAGAGGTTGTGGTTACTTATAAGTTTGAAGATTTGGCGGTAGGTTCTGCAGTTTTAGATCTTGAGCGCTCTAGAATGAGTAAAAAAAAAGAGTTTACTTGGCTTACGGATGATTCTATTGATTGGAAAGCGTGGAGCAATATTCAGAACCCGGAATACAAATCTACTAACAGACTTATAGATTTTTTGGTGGATGTGGTTAGTAAAAATGGTGCAGTACTACTAAATATAACACCTACGGCGGCGGGAGAAATACCTTTTCAGGTACAAGAGCGCCTACTACAAATGGGAGATTGGTTAGCCATAAATGGCGAAGCTATTTACGGAACCAGGCCCTGGAAAATTTATGGCGAAGGACCAGCTGAGGTTGTAGAGGGGCATTTAAGTGAACATAAAAATCCTGATAACACAGCAAGAGATATTCGGTTCACGACTAATGAAGACATTCTCTACGCAACGGTTTTAGATTGGCCAGAAAAAGAAGTGCTTATAAAATCGTTGGGTAGCCAAGAGCAAAAAATTAAAAGCATTCACTTATTAGGTAGTCAAGAAATAATCAATTGGAAACAAAGTGAAACCGCTTTGATTATTCAACCTAGTAAGCGCAAAATTGGCGACTTCGCTTTTGTGTATAAAATTGAATTTTCTAAATAA
- a CDS encoding DUF2231 domain-containing protein, whose amino-acid sequence MENSVPDIVLFLGRFHPLVVHLPIGFLFFAFVLEVSSRWKKNPVLTSGIPLALFLGAVSGTVACILGYMLSLSGDYEESALDTHFWFGIVTTVIAFLAWLIRIEKINIASFNKLQPNISALTLLVVLLSVTGHYGGNLTHGSDYLVKYLPFGGVDKKELVAVTKVQDAEVFGHLVAPILQNKCASCHNSSKKKGGLSIADSVSILVGGKNGEILIPGDANNSEILKRVVLDPHDDNFMPPEGKTPLTEEEIAILTYWIENAKAGFSTKVAAVETNETITGIASTMLGLSGTSTSQGAEIEIPQVALVPDDAIIALQAEGFRLRELAFESGLYEAVLAPNSNVNGTPKSMSEKLEKLLSIKENILWLSLEDNQIADEHIALIAQFPNIQKLKLNDNPLSDAAVTPLIKLENLTSVNLLGTKITSKSIPAFSEMKRLKYAYVWKTNIQKEDVGKQSIEDFPKIIIE is encoded by the coding sequence ATGGAGAATAGTGTTCCAGATATTGTATTGTTTTTAGGGAGATTTCATCCGCTTGTTGTGCATTTGCCTATTGGCTTTTTGTTTTTTGCCTTTGTTTTAGAAGTATCTAGTCGGTGGAAAAAGAACCCTGTACTTACTTCAGGGATTCCGTTAGCTTTATTCTTAGGAGCAGTTAGTGGTACCGTGGCCTGTATTTTAGGATACATGTTGTCCTTAAGTGGCGATTATGAAGAGAGTGCCCTAGATACCCACTTTTGGTTTGGTATTGTTACTACAGTTATTGCATTTTTAGCGTGGCTTATCAGAATTGAAAAAATTAATATAGCAAGCTTCAACAAGCTTCAACCCAATATTTCGGCACTTACATTACTAGTTGTTTTATTAAGCGTGACGGGGCATTATGGCGGTAACCTTACCCACGGTAGTGACTATTTGGTAAAATACTTGCCTTTTGGTGGTGTAGACAAAAAGGAGCTTGTTGCGGTTACTAAGGTCCAGGATGCTGAGGTATTTGGTCATCTTGTGGCACCTATTTTGCAAAATAAGTGTGCTAGCTGTCATAATTCTAGTAAGAAAAAAGGTGGACTCTCTATTGCAGACAGTGTGTCTATTTTAGTTGGGGGTAAAAATGGGGAAATACTAATTCCTGGGGATGCTAACAATTCTGAAATACTTAAAAGAGTAGTATTAGATCCGCATGATGATAATTTTATGCCTCCCGAAGGTAAAACTCCTTTGACCGAAGAAGAAATAGCCATTTTGACGTATTGGATAGAAAATGCTAAAGCGGGTTTCAGCACAAAAGTCGCCGCAGTAGAAACCAATGAAACTATTACAGGAATAGCTAGTACAATGTTGGGACTATCTGGTACTTCTACTTCTCAAGGTGCTGAAATAGAAATACCTCAAGTAGCATTGGTTCCTGATGACGCAATAATTGCGTTACAAGCAGAAGGGTTTAGGCTTAGAGAACTCGCATTTGAATCGGGTTTGTATGAAGCGGTATTAGCGCCAAATTCTAATGTAAATGGCACGCCAAAAAGTATGTCTGAAAAATTAGAAAAATTGCTTTCGATAAAAGAAAATATCCTTTGGTTATCGTTAGAGGATAATCAGATAGCGGATGAACATATAGCATTGATTGCTCAATTTCCAAACATTCAAAAACTGAAATTGAATGATAACCCATTGTCTGATGCTGCGGTAACCCCGCTAATAAAATTAGAGAATTTAACAAGTGTCAATTTATTAGGGACTAAAATAACGTCAAAAAGTATCCCTGCTTTTTCGGAAATGAAGCGCCTTAAATATGCCTATGTTTGGAAAACAAATATTCAAAAAGAGGACGTAGGGAAACAATCAATAGAGGATTTTCCTAAGATTATAATTGAGTAA
- a CDS encoding twin-arginine translocation signal domain-containing protein: protein MPTRRNFIKKTTAATAALAAVPSFGFTILKNNKSKETILGHGDYQYKVHNDWAQISSVRTPLLNCHEMQMDSKGRLIMIGDHPKNNVLIFDKSGKLLDYWGTAYPGGHGLTISNEGGEDFLFLADSGWYLNKTGQWVKHNGRVSKTTTDGKVLFDIGHPQTIGVYESGLNFCPTEVAIGPNGDIYVADGYGQDFILQYSYKGEFIRKWGGHDNEDANYNLQNAHGVAIDHRDKNNPMVVCTSRNQQSFKWFTLGGTYVKTLFLPNMQVCRPVFDDVNLYAGVCWSQPKVGKTNWKDHTGFVTILEGDTVVSNPGGTVPDYKNGALQKSYQLENKPILHGHDVCVDEDKNLYICQWNANKTAPIKLERV, encoded by the coding sequence ATGCCAACCAGAAGAAATTTTATAAAAAAGACCACTGCGGCTACGGCAGCATTAGCGGCTGTACCGTCATTCGGCTTTACCATATTAAAAAATAATAAATCAAAAGAAACCATTTTAGGTCATGGTGATTACCAATACAAAGTTCATAATGACTGGGCACAAATAAGTTCGGTAAGAACCCCTTTATTAAATTGCCATGAAATGCAAATGGATAGTAAAGGACGGTTGATTATGATAGGAGATCATCCTAAAAATAATGTTCTAATTTTTGATAAATCGGGAAAGCTCCTAGATTATTGGGGTACCGCTTATCCAGGAGGTCACGGATTAACTATTTCTAATGAAGGTGGGGAAGACTTTTTATTTCTTGCAGATTCAGGATGGTATTTGAATAAAACAGGACAATGGGTTAAGCATAATGGTAGAGTAAGCAAGACAACTACAGATGGGAAAGTTCTATTTGATATTGGACACCCACAGACCATTGGAGTTTATGAATCAGGATTAAATTTTTGCCCTACAGAAGTTGCTATTGGCCCTAATGGAGATATTTATGTGGCAGATGGCTATGGTCAAGATTTTATTTTACAGTATTCCTATAAAGGCGAGTTCATACGTAAATGGGGAGGTCATGATAATGAAGATGCTAATTATAATTTGCAGAATGCGCATGGTGTAGCTATAGATCATAGAGATAAAAATAATCCAATGGTTGTGTGTACTTCAAGAAATCAACAATCTTTTAAATGGTTTACTTTAGGTGGTACGTATGTCAAGACTTTATTCTTGCCAAATATGCAAGTGTGTAGACCTGTTTTTGATGATGTTAATTTATATGCAGGTGTCTGTTGGTCACAGCCAAAAGTAGGGAAAACAAACTGGAAAGATCATACTGGTTTTGTGACCATTTTAGAAGGGGATACTGTTGTTTCCAATCCAGGAGGAACTGTACCAGACTATAAAAATGGAGCTCTCCAAAAATCATATCAGCTAGAAAATAAGCCTATTTTACATGGTCATGATGTGTGCGTAGATGAAGATAAAAATTTATACATCTGCCAGTGGAATGCCAATAAAACGGCACCCATCAAATTAGAACGCGTTTAA
- a CDS encoding DUF1501 domain-containing protein → MCNDHQHKLRSNNKDLQDVERQADRRQFLKKTSLGLGALALGSLLGADRMFAGIGKDSSPEDILKSYNKNRLGLPHHLPKAKRIIYLFQSGGPSQMDLFDYKPKLTDMFGKELPDSVMSGQRLTGMSGNQSTLPIAPSTFNFKQYGESRAWVSDAMPYLSEVVDDLCFIKGMQTDQINHTPAITFMQTGNQLPGRPSIGSWLSYGLGSDNENLPTFITLVSKNGKGQPLKASLWGNGFLPTEHQGVQFRSGKDPVLYLSDPENYDGQDRRHMLDYLGDLNDLQKDAYGDPEIQARMSQYEMAFKMQTSVPEVSDLSDESDSTFEMYGKDSRDPGTYAANCLMARKLLEKGVKFVQLYHQGWDQHNYCPGGVKSQSQKTDQPTAALIKDLKQRGMLDDTLVVWGGEFGRTVYSQGQLTKENYGRDHHPKAFTMWMAGAGVKPGFSYGETDDFSYNVVKDPVHVHDFHATLLHLFGVDHERLTFKHQGRRYRLTDVHGNVVKSLLT, encoded by the coding sequence ATGTGTAACGATCATCAACATAAATTAAGGTCTAATAATAAAGATTTACAAGACGTAGAAAGACAAGCAGACCGACGACAGTTTTTAAAGAAAACATCATTAGGACTTGGTGCTTTGGCTTTAGGCAGTCTTTTAGGGGCAGATAGAATGTTCGCGGGTATCGGGAAAGATAGCTCACCTGAAGATATTTTAAAATCCTACAATAAAAATAGACTAGGCTTACCACATCATTTGCCGAAAGCAAAGAGGATTATTTATTTATTTCAAAGTGGTGGCCCTTCACAGATGGATTTGTTTGATTACAAACCAAAATTGACGGACATGTTTGGAAAAGAATTACCAGATTCGGTGATGAGTGGTCAAAGACTAACAGGGATGAGTGGTAACCAAAGTACCTTGCCTATAGCGCCATCTACATTTAATTTTAAGCAATATGGAGAATCTAGGGCTTGGGTGAGTGATGCTATGCCTTATTTATCGGAAGTGGTAGATGATTTGTGTTTCATTAAAGGAATGCAAACAGACCAAATAAACCATACTCCTGCTATAACCTTTATGCAAACGGGCAATCAGCTGCCAGGAAGACCTTCTATAGGCTCTTGGTTAAGTTATGGCTTGGGTTCTGACAATGAAAACTTACCTACGTTTATTACGCTGGTTTCTAAAAACGGAAAAGGGCAACCTTTAAAAGCTAGTTTATGGGGTAATGGATTTTTACCCACAGAGCATCAAGGCGTGCAATTTAGATCCGGAAAAGATCCTGTTTTGTATCTAAGTGACCCTGAAAATTATGATGGTCAGGACCGTAGACATATGTTAGATTATTTGGGTGATTTAAATGATTTACAAAAAGATGCCTACGGAGATCCTGAAATTCAGGCTAGAATGTCACAATATGAAATGGCTTTTAAAATGCAAACTTCGGTACCTGAAGTTTCTGATTTATCAGATGAGTCAGACAGTACTTTTGAGATGTACGGTAAAGATAGTAGGGATCCTGGAACTTATGCAGCCAATTGTTTAATGGCAAGAAAGTTATTAGAAAAGGGTGTGAAATTTGTGCAATTATACCACCAAGGATGGGATCAACATAACTATTGTCCTGGAGGGGTTAAGAGCCAATCGCAAAAAACAGATCAACCTACAGCAGCTTTGATAAAAGACCTAAAACAACGAGGTATGTTAGATGATACTTTGGTTGTTTGGGGTGGTGAGTTTGGTAGAACAGTATACTCACAAGGGCAACTTACTAAAGAAAATTACGGAAGAGATCATCATCCAAAAGCCTTTACTATGTGGATGGCAGGAGCAGGTGTTAAGCCTGGGTTTAGCTACGGCGAGACAGATGATTTTAGTTATAATGTGGTGAAAGACCCAGTACATGTTCATGATTTTCATGCAACACTTTTGCACCTCTTTGGAGTGGATCATGAAAGATTAACATTTAAACATCAAGGAAGACGCTACAGATTAACCGATGTTCATGGAAATGTGGTTAAAAGTTTACTTACTTAA